A region from the Musa acuminata AAA Group cultivar baxijiao chromosome BXJ1-10, Cavendish_Baxijiao_AAA, whole genome shotgun sequence genome encodes:
- the LOC103999859 gene encoding fatty acid desaturase DES3-like, translating to MVAMTKRDDGEVVNGEDGKFEAGRPPPFRIGDIRVAIPSHCWVKNPWRSMSYVLRDAVVIAALAAAAGYFDSWIIWPIYWLAQGTMFWAVFVLGHDCGHGSFSNSVWLNNVVGHFLHSSILVPYHGWRISHRTHHQNHGNVDKDESWHPLPEKTYRGMKPNGRKMRFSLPYPLFAFPAYLLWRSPGKEGSHFLPSSSLFHPNEQGDIIVSTLCWSAMVTLLLGLSWVYGPIPVLKLYGLPSLVFVMWLDLVTYLHHHGYHEKLPWYRGKEWSYLRGGLTTIDRDYGWINNIHHDIGTHVIHHLFPQIPHYNLVEATKAAKPVLGKYYREPEKSGPLPLHLFGVLLRSLRVDHFVSDEGEVVYYQTDPQQYGDWQQKFK from the exons ATGGTGGCCATGACGAAAAGAGACGACGGGGAGGTCGTGAACGGCGAGGATGGGAAGTTCGAGGCCGGACGGCCGCCGCCATTCAGGATCGGTGATATCCGGGTGGCCATACCCAGCCATTGCTGGGTGAAGAACCCCTGGCGTTCCATGAGCTACGTCCTTCGTGACGCCGTCGTCATCGCTGCGCTCGCGGCTGCCGCCGGCTATTTTGACAGTTGGATCATCTGGCCAATCTACTGGTTAGCCCAGGGCACCATGTTCTGGGCTGTCTTCGTTCTGGGACATGACTG TGGCCATGGAAGCTTCTCCAACAGCGTGTGGCTGAACAATGTGGTTGGGCACTTTCTTCACTCCAGCATTCTGGTGCCTTACCATGGATG GAGGATTAGCCACAGGACTCATCACCAGAACCATGGGAATGTGGACAAGGATGAATCGTGGCACCCG TTACCTGAGAAGACATACAGGGGAATGAAACCGAACGGCCGAAAAATGCGGTTTTCGTTACCTTACCCCTTGTTTGCATTCCCGGCCTATCTG TTGTGGAGAAGCCCTGGAAAAGAAGGTTCTCATTTCCTGCCGAGTAGCAGCTTGTTTCATCCAAATGAGCAAGGCGACATCATCGTATCAACCTTGTGCTGGTCAGCCATGGTCACATTGCTTCTTGGTCTATCCTGGGTGTATGGCCCTATTCCAGTGCTCAAACTCTATGGTTTGCCCTCCTTG GTTTTTGTAATGTGGCTAGATTTGGTTACTTACTTGCATCACCATGGCTACCATGAGAAGCTCCCCTGGTACCGTGGCAAG GAATGGAGCTATCTGCGAGGAGGACTGACGACAATTGATAGGGACTATGGCTGGATAAACAACATCCACCATGATATTGGAACTCATGTCATTCACCATCTCTTTCCCCAGATACCACACTACAATCTGGTAGAAGCA ACAAAGGCTGCGAAACCTGTGCTCGGGAAATATTACCGAGAACCGGAGAAATCTGGCCCGCTTCCACTGCACCTGTTTGGCGTTCTTCTTAGGAGCCTAAGAGTCGACCACTTTGTGAGCGACGAGGGAGAAGTTGTCTACTACCAGACCGACCCTCAGCAGTACGGCGACTGGCAGCAGAAGTTCAAGTGA